Proteins from a genomic interval of Nautilia sp. PV-1:
- a CDS encoding YfhL family 4Fe-4S dicluster ferredoxin: protein MSLMINDECIACDACVDECPNGAIEPADPIYEIDPDLCTECIEHGGEPQCVQVCPVDAIVPDPDNQESAKELKLKAEFIHKDEEE, encoded by the coding sequence ATGTCTTTAATGATTAACGATGAATGCATTGCATGTGATGCTTGTGTGGACGAATGTCCAAACGGCGCAATTGAGCCTGCAGATCCAATATACGAAATAGACCCGGACCTTTGTACGGAATGTATAGAGCACGGAGGAGAGCCTCAGTGTGTACAGGTATGTCCTGTAGATGCTATAGTGCCGGATCCGGATAATCAGGAAAGCGCGAAAGAACTGAAATTAAAAGCGGAATTTATTCATAAAGACGAAGAAGAGTAA
- a CDS encoding Ppx/GppA phosphatase family protein, producing the protein MAKITAVIDIGSNSARMAVFKKTSRFGFYLLREEKSKVRISEGAYENGGNLQDFAIERAIKALKEFLLIAKSLKVRKILAVATSAVRDAPNKSEFLARVRKELGINIKVIDGDKEAFFGGVAAANLLYEKNGVTIDIGGGSTELALIKKKQIQQTISLKLGTVRLKELYFDKGDIEGAKKHVRKEIKRLDEAFKQNKVFGIGGTIRALSQVIMKRIEYPLDILHGFTYDTKEHIKFLKSLIKMKDEELLKIGVKPERLDVIRPGVLIFTELLDFLEAKQVITSGVGVREGVFLTDLLRHDNYKFPENFNPSVRTIIDVYQINTKLSSYETKIALELFDLLKDEFELDEKYKLHLTYAIKLSRAGELIDFYEAHKHTDYILLNSLHYGFRHCDRLLMSKIIRFYKRKKIKKREIEKYKCLLPQKNIIEKLCNIFWVAKLVNINLSMPEVTIKKEKNCIIIEGENLYLAKERSKTRELFFELIIKEKGIE; encoded by the coding sequence ATGGCTAAAATTACGGCTGTAATAGATATAGGTTCTAACTCGGCCAGAATGGCTGTGTTTAAAAAAACCAGCCGTTTTGGATTTTATCTTCTAAGGGAAGAGAAATCCAAAGTAAGAATCAGCGAAGGCGCATATGAAAACGGAGGGAATCTTCAGGATTTTGCAATTGAAAGAGCCATAAAAGCTTTAAAAGAATTTCTTTTAATTGCAAAGTCTTTAAAGGTCAGAAAAATTTTAGCCGTAGCCACCTCGGCCGTAAGGGATGCTCCTAATAAGAGCGAATTTTTAGCAAGGGTCAGAAAAGAACTCGGTATAAATATAAAAGTGATAGACGGCGATAAAGAAGCGTTTTTTGGAGGAGTCGCCGCAGCAAACCTCTTATATGAAAAAAACGGAGTCACCATAGATATAGGCGGAGGTTCAACTGAACTTGCCTTAATTAAGAAAAAGCAGATTCAACAGACTATTTCGCTGAAACTCGGAACGGTAAGGCTTAAAGAGCTTTATTTTGACAAAGGCGATATAGAAGGCGCCAAAAAGCATGTAAGAAAAGAGATAAAAAGACTTGATGAGGCGTTTAAACAGAATAAAGTTTTCGGAATAGGCGGTACTATAAGGGCGCTTTCTCAGGTAATAATGAAAAGAATAGAATATCCGCTGGATATACTGCACGGATTCACCTACGACACCAAAGAACATATCAAATTTTTAAAGTCTCTTATTAAAATGAAAGATGAAGAACTTCTTAAAATAGGAGTAAAGCCCGAAAGGCTTGACGTTATAAGACCCGGAGTGCTTATTTTCACGGAGCTACTGGACTTTTTAGAGGCCAAGCAGGTTATTACAAGCGGTGTGGGTGTGAGAGAGGGTGTTTTTTTAACGGATCTGCTCAGACACGACAACTACAAGTTTCCGGAGAATTTTAATCCCTCGGTCAGAACAATTATTGACGTTTATCAAATAAATACGAAACTTTCTTCATATGAAACGAAAATAGCTTTGGAACTGTTCGATTTATTAAAAGACGAATTTGAACTTGATGAGAAATATAAGCTTCATTTAACCTATGCCATTAAGCTTTCACGTGCCGGCGAGCTTATAGATTTTTATGAAGCGCATAAGCATACCGATTATATACTTTTAAACTCTCTTCATTACGGTTTCAGGCATTGTGACAGGCTTCTAATGTCAAAAATAATCCGCTTTTATAAAAGAAAAAAAATAAAAAAAAGAGAAATTGAAAAATATAAATGTCTGCTTCCTCAAAAGAATATTATTGAAAAACTCTGTAATATTTTCTGGGTTGCTAAACTTGTAAATATTAATCTGTCAATGCCGGAAGTGACTATCAAAAAAGAAAAAAACTGCATAATAATAGAAGGTGAAAATTTATATCTTGCAAAAGAAAGAAGCAAAACAAGAGAACTGTTTTTCGAACTTATAATAAAAGAAAAAGGCATAGAATGA